Within the Maribacter sp. BPC-D8 genome, the region GAAACCTCCTAAATGTCCTTCCCAAGACATTCCTTCTTTTACAGGAAAAATGTACCATAGCATGCTTCCGTAAATAAAAACAACTATTAACGAAAGTGCAACTAACCTAAAGTAAGAACTAAATATCCCCTTGAAAAAAATAAAGCTCGCCAGAACATAAATGAGTCCACTTACACCAATGTGGTACGACGTACGACCAATCATCCATGTCAAAAATCCTGATAACAGTATTCCGTACAAAACTACTTTCCAAGCGACATCTCTATAAAAATACCATAAGGCTGACAATAGAATTGCTAATGAAATAGTATTGTTATATAAGTGCTCTAGAGACCCATGAATAAACGGACTCAACACTACACCACGTAAACCGAGTAGTGTTCTAGGCATAACCCCGAATTCATTAAAATTAATCCCTAAACTCAATTCTAACCAATATACACCCCATATCAAAATCATTGCTAATAGCGGTATAGCAATTACTTTGTTCGAAAATTTATAATGTCCCATTTCAGACATGAGCTAGATTTTGTATTTGAATAACAATTATACTACCAACGTTTACAAATTGGTCATATTGTCATTCGAATCCTTACTTAACAATCAATTGGCACGCAACTTTTTTATTCTCATTTAAGTTTAGTATACTTTTGTACTATGAACGAACCTTTAGCAGAACGCGTACGGCCCAAAACATTAGACGAATATATTAGTCAACATCATTTGGTGGGTGAAAAGGGCTCACTGACGCATCAAATTAAAAAAGGTATTATTCCATCATTAATACTTTGGGGACCTCCTGGCACGGGTAAAACGACCTTAGCTAACATTATTGCCGAGCAAAGCAAAAGACCCTTCTATATTTTAAGTGCTATCAATAGTGGTGTAAAAGACATTCGAGAAGTAATCGATAAAGCGAAGCAAGCTGGCGGATTATTTACTGCTAAAAACCCTATTTTATTTATTGATGAGATACACCGTTTCAGCAAATCTCAACAAGACTCTCTTTTGGCAGCTGTTGAAAAAGGATGGGTTACGTTAATTGGTGCTACCACAGAAAACCCCAGTTTTGAGGTGATACCTGCCCTACTCTCTCGTTGTCAGGTATATGTTTTAAATGCCTTCGGAAAAGACGATTTAGAAAACCTTATAAAAAGGGCAATGGAAAAAGACACCTTGCTAAAGTCTAAAAATATTGAACTTAAAGAAACGGAAGCGTTGTTACGTTTGTCTGGAGGCGATGGCAGAAAATTACTAAATATTTTTGAGCTTGTAGTCAATTCTGAAGCAGGTGACAATATTGTCATCACCAACGAATTGGTATTATCTAAAGTTCAGAAGAATACGGTGTTGTATGATAAAACAGGTGAGCAACATTATGATATTATCTCGTCTTTTATAAAATCTATTAGAGGGAGCGACCCTAACGGCGCCGTATATTGGTTGGCACGAATGATCGAAGGTGGTGAAGATGTAAAATTCATTGCCCGTAGAATGCTTATTTCAGCATCAGAAGATATTGGTTTAGCAAACCCAACTGCTTTGGTGATGGCAAATACCACCTTTCAAGCTGTTACCGCTATTGGTTACCCAGAAGCGCGTATTGTATTAAGCCAATGTGCTATTTACCTTGCAACCTCAGCAAAAAGTAATGCTAGTTATATGGCAATCGGCAAAGCGCAGCAAGTTGTAAAACAAACGGGGAATTTGACCGTACCATTACCATTAAGAAATGCACCTACCAAATTAATGAAAGATTTGGGTTACGGACAAGAATATAAATATGCCCACGATTACCAGAATAACTTTGTAGATGCCGAATTTCTACCCGATGAAATTAAGGGTACAACATTCTATAAACCTGGGAATAACGCCAGAGAAAAAGCTCTTAGCGATTTTTTAAAAAACAGGTGGAAGACGAAATATGACTTTTAGAATTTGATATTCAGTTCTTCTTGAACTAGTTTATCGTTTTCATAATATTCAAAAATCCAGTTTCCCTCTTTTTGGTATACCATACCATTTTTGGTATCGGTTTTTGCCATAAAGACATTATCAGCTGAGCTTTTTAATAAATTCATTCTAACCTTAGGCGAACTATCTACCAATTGGTAACCGTTATCGGTTGCCTGAGCATATAACATTTCTTTAGGTGAAGGCTTCTTAACCTCTAAACTCTTGAAAGCAGGCTTCTGAGTTTCTGTCTTTTTAATGTTTGACTCAACGGGTGTAATATCTTTATAATACTGAGTTTTCTCCGTTTCTTCAGAAATTACTGTTGGTTCTCTTTTTACATTTACTTCTTCTGCTGCCTTTTCTGCCTTTAGCACTTTATTGGCTTTAGACTCATCTAGCTTTTTAACGTCATTTCGAAAATTAACGGTAACAGCTTCATCTTTTTTCTCTTTGGCTGTGTAACTATAATTCATGCCGTTAAAAGAGCGCATAGACTCTCTAATAGCTTCGCTGTAAGATGCTTTATATTCCTTTTTTTTGCTGATGCCCTGCATTGTACTAAAAACGACTTTATCATTACAGTCCTTTAAGTTGATGATTGTCTTTGTAGAAAACAAACTACTGTCATCTTGCAAATCTGCCATTACACCTAAACATCTATTAAATTTCAAATCTTCTGGCAATTGATCATCATATACCGCAACAAAACCTTTACCGGTAAAAAGATGTTTTACCAACGTACTTGTTTGGTGTTCGTTCATATTTTTAAAAGCATCAAACTTTTTAGGTACGATGATATATTTATAATCATCTAAATTAGTTTGTGCGAATGAAGAAAATCCTATAAAAGTGAATACTAATGCGATAACTATTTTCAAAACGTTGTAAATTTTAAATTCACGGTAATATATGAAAAAAGCATGCCAAAAAAATAAAAGCAGTGAAGAAGATATACTACTTATTACGCCCCCAAGAAATAATATTCATACCGAATTGAAATGAAGCGTAGTTCGTGGCCGCTATATTATTATAAGATAATAAGTTATCTGCCATTAGGTATAAGTTGACAGGTCCGGCTTGCAGATTCATACCTAAACCTACATTGGTAGAACTAAATTTATCTACGGTATATGTTCCCTTAAGCGCTAAAACATTACCTATTCTGCGCGTATAAAAACCGGTCAACGCCATTTGCGGACCTCTTGGTCGATTGATCATATAAAGTTGCCCACCAACAGAATTTCGATACTTGGTACGCAATTCGCCACCACCAGAAGATCCAGCCGTACAATCGCAACTTTGCGACCCACCATTACCTACAGGCTCACCAAAGTCATTTCTAATTGATGCATACATTTTTGTAGGTCTAAACGAAACATAGCTATTGGTATCAGTATCAAACGGTACAGCACCCTCTACCTCATCTACTAAATCTTGCCAAAAATCACGATCAAGACTCGCAAAATTATCTAGTATATCTATTTCAATACCTTCAACTGTAGTGTTCCCGTTTAAACTATAACTTTTTGTATCCCCAGAATGATAGATAAATCCGACATCTAATAAACTACCCGTTACCGTGGTACGTTCAGACAAGTGATAGGTAAAACCAAGATCTAGACCTAAACCAAGATCACCGCCAAAAAGTGCTCTACTTATAATTTCATTTGCAAGAATACCATCATCATTGGCATCTCTTAAACTTCGCAGTCCAGATGTGCGTAAAAGTAAATCAGCATTTAAATTCGTTGCAATTATATTATTCTGACCCGCTACACTACGTAAATGACCATTATTGGTAGAAGAACTGTAATCTGCTATGGCTGAATACAATTTAGCTCTTGCACCAATTGTTAAATTGCGGTCTATTTTTTTATTGATTCCGAAATGAAAAACATTCACTAAAGAACCACGAACTTTTAAATCGCCCAAATCGTAACTTCTACCCAATTGATCAGCATTACCATCATACAATAGGTATGCATAATCTTGAGGCCA harbors:
- a CDS encoding rhomboid family intramembrane serine protease, whose product is MGHYKFSNKVIAIPLLAMILIWGVYWLELSLGINFNEFGVMPRTLLGLRGVVLSPFIHGSLEHLYNNTISLAILLSALWYFYRDVAWKVVLYGILLSGFLTWMIGRTSYHIGVSGLIYVLASFIFFKGIFSSYFRLVALSLIVVFIYGSMLWYIFPVKEGMSWEGHLGGFLTGLFLAKVVKARIPPTKKYEWEKEGFKEEDDLFLQHFDENGNFRELPTEEDIDEESSFKINYIFKENSENESNK
- a CDS encoding replication-associated recombination protein A; protein product: MNEPLAERVRPKTLDEYISQHHLVGEKGSLTHQIKKGIIPSLILWGPPGTGKTTLANIIAEQSKRPFYILSAINSGVKDIREVIDKAKQAGGLFTAKNPILFIDEIHRFSKSQQDSLLAAVEKGWVTLIGATTENPSFEVIPALLSRCQVYVLNAFGKDDLENLIKRAMEKDTLLKSKNIELKETEALLRLSGGDGRKLLNIFELVVNSEAGDNIVITNELVLSKVQKNTVLYDKTGEQHYDIISSFIKSIRGSDPNGAVYWLARMIEGGEDVKFIARRMLISASEDIGLANPTALVMANTTFQAVTAIGYPEARIVLSQCAIYLATSAKSNASYMAIGKAQQVVKQTGNLTVPLPLRNAPTKLMKDLGYGQEYKYAHDYQNNFVDAEFLPDEIKGTTFYKPGNNAREKALSDFLKNRWKTKYDF
- a CDS encoding DUF5723 family protein, with translation MRLCHCFFIAGVLLTLSLKAQNKQILYDFNEIPQSLSVNPGVESDFKWFAGVPLLSGISGYGGSNAISVNDIFANDGIDINIKFRERALDVLTPKDELSTTIQMEYLSGGFRSENPNIFYSFGGYLEFDNIGYWPQDYAYLLYDGNADQLGRSYDLGDLKVRGSLVNVFHFGINKKIDRNLTIGARAKLYSAIADYSSSTNNGHLRSVAGQNNIIATNLNADLLLRTSGLRSLRDANDDGILANEIISRALFGGDLGLGLDLGFTYHLSERTTVTGSLLDVGFIYHSGDTKSYSLNGNTTVEGIEIDILDNFASLDRDFWQDLVDEVEGAVPFDTDTNSYVSFRPTKMYASIRNDFGEPVGNGGSQSCDCTAGSSGGGELRTKYRNSVGGQLYMINRPRGPQMALTGFYTRRIGNVLALKGTYTVDKFSSTNVGLGMNLQAGPVNLYLMADNLLSYNNIAATNYASFQFGMNIISWGRNK